From the genome of Muricauda sp. SCSIO 64092, one region includes:
- a CDS encoding OsmC family protein: MTSKVTYNGELRTTCIHLRSGNEFITDAPVDNNGLGRAFSPTDTVATGLASCMITVMGIKARDLEVDLTNSVAEVTKHMASDPRRISKIEIALSLPAHVSKKNRTILERIGNTCPIHYSLHPDIEKGITYNWIQE, translated from the coding sequence ATGACCTCAAAAGTTACCTACAACGGAGAACTTCGCACAACTTGCATTCACCTCCGATCAGGAAATGAATTTATTACGGATGCTCCGGTGGACAACAATGGTCTGGGGAGGGCATTTTCCCCTACCGATACCGTAGCAACAGGTTTGGCCAGTTGTATGATTACAGTGATGGGCATAAAAGCCAGGGATTTGGAAGTGGATTTGACCAATTCCGTGGCGGAGGTTACCAAACACATGGCCAGTGATCCACGTAGAATTTCCAAGATTGAGATCGCTCTGTCACTTCCTGCCCATGTATCCAAAAAAAACCGAACCATTTTGGAGCGCATTGGGAATACCTGTCCTATCCACTACAGTTTGCACCCGGATATTGAAAAGGGAATCACCTATAATTGGATACAAGAATAA
- a CDS encoding SIMPL domain-containing protein has product MKHLTAIIFGVAIVLAAYFLGNAYVKRANPPQVISVTGLGNENFTSDLIVWEGRFSAFSPVLTSAFDELNRQKEIVKDYLISKGIDDDNIIFNSVQTLEQRDNRYENSNYVGSIFRGYELSQSVQIESTDVAKIEQVSREITELLNKGVQFNSSPPRYYYTKLADLKIEMISKATEDARIRAEKIAENAGGTLGDLISARMGVFQITGQNSGEDYSWGGAYNTSSKNKTASITMRLEYNVD; this is encoded by the coding sequence ATGAAACATCTTACTGCTATCATATTTGGGGTTGCCATAGTTTTGGCTGCCTATTTTTTAGGGAATGCCTATGTAAAACGTGCCAATCCTCCCCAGGTCATATCGGTGACCGGTCTGGGCAACGAAAACTTCACTTCCGATCTAATTGTTTGGGAAGGACGTTTTTCCGCTTTTAGTCCCGTATTGACCTCTGCCTTTGATGAATTGAATCGTCAAAAGGAAATTGTAAAAGACTATTTGATCTCCAAAGGAATTGACGATGACAATATCATTTTTAATTCGGTACAGACTTTGGAACAACGGGACAACCGATATGAAAATAGCAACTATGTCGGAAGCATTTTCAGGGGCTATGAGCTTTCCCAATCCGTGCAGATTGAATCCACGGACGTGGCAAAAATTGAACAAGTATCCCGGGAAATCACGGAATTATTGAATAAAGGGGTGCAGTTCAACTCTTCGCCACCACGATATTACTACACCAAATTGGCCGATTTAAAGATTGAAATGATTTCCAAAGCCACCGAAGATGCCCGCATCCGTGCGGAAAAAATTGCGGAAAATGCCGGTGGAACCCTGGGCGATTTAATTTCCGCCCGAATGGGTGTATTTCAAATTACGGGACAGAATTCCGGTGAAGACTATAGCTGGGGAGGGGCATACAACACTTCGTCCAAGAACAAAACCGCTTCCATTACCATGCGTTTGGAGTATAACGTGGACTAA
- a CDS encoding DUF922 domain-containing protein → MDTRIIAIVFGFLIAGLGNAQVPEGSIPWSASKRLEWNDFKAQLPPDASSAATTASGISYTYSANIMHHEVELDFEVTAYFYPNESWYKPTLASENLLQHERLHFDISELFARKMRLKLRQTTFTENVKTEVRKIYRETLKELSDFQDKYDWETNFSRNEEMQKQWNARIREALTQMPQ, encoded by the coding sequence TTGGATACAAGAATAATTGCCATAGTATTTGGTTTTCTTATTGCGGGCCTCGGTAATGCACAGGTACCGGAAGGTTCAATTCCATGGAGTGCTTCCAAAAGACTGGAATGGAACGATTTTAAGGCCCAACTCCCACCCGACGCCAGTTCTGCAGCGACCACGGCAAGTGGTATAAGCTATACTTATTCCGCAAATATTATGCACCATGAGGTGGAATTGGATTTTGAGGTCACGGCCTATTTCTATCCCAATGAGTCTTGGTACAAACCAACTCTGGCCTCGGAAAACTTGCTGCAACATGAACGGCTGCATTTTGATATATCGGAACTATTTGCCCGAAAAATGCGATTGAAACTCAGGCAGACCACCTTCACCGAAAATGTGAAAACCGAGGTACGAAAGATTTATAGGGAGACCTTAAAAGAACTTTCCGATTTTCAGGATAAATACGATTGGGAGACCAATTTCTCACGAAACGAGGAGATGCAAAAACAATGGAACGCTAGGATCCGTGAGGCTTTGACCCAGATGCCACAATAA
- a CDS encoding LysM peptidoglycan-binding domain-containing protein encodes MKLYKTSAILSIVFFFWSLGISFAQQRYVTHAVKEGETIYSIAKYYRVTPYSILQENPEIKKVEEIKPNTILIIPINGEVEGVETIQKPEPEVEEQPKQVEPIGYQRHRVRRKETLFSLTQKYGVTEEQIKRYNTDLYAQPLKKGMVLQIPKYPEVDEDEEREMDFETYTVQPKETRWSIAHKYGITVDSLLALNPDLPKNQSYLAIGQELKLPRPKGDSLKEQEVVIFESFTVPKSMGLFRVSQNYGIPVDSVMKLNPEIKEIGGLREGMILRLPKPKPKTEIVNTENYIFYEVKPKQNIFRLTQNLDISRDSLFLLNPQLENGLKAGMVLKLPKEKMEQLEVKNALVLDRFNLADSLKIENKPNVMLMLPFRLDRINFNNSEVTQNQINRKDISYALGLYTGALIAIDSINKLGVSVNVKVLDTERNLEKVKRILSERSLFGVDAILGPVDPGLLGEIAVQANGYNVPVVAPFASTSELSMSNVFFTNPKDEVMRNCILDYIEKRRENQTIIVIADEKHQAAKDSILSRFPMARAAKMSEDGSLHLVDFQVMLSEQEENWIFVETDQPNLAASVTSILNASNAEIVDEESGETKKIIVKMFTTNYNTAFEAESVSRPHLSNLGFTFPSAYRIVENDSFTRAYTKRFRHQPDRYAVRGFDLMLDLLLKLGYQKDLFETAKIVGETEYSGNRFNYFNDWSSGFFNEASYLMQYDELRIKQLETK; translated from the coding sequence ATGAAACTATATAAAACTTCCGCAATCCTTTCGATTGTTTTTTTCTTTTGGTCCTTGGGCATTTCCTTCGCCCAACAACGTTATGTAACCCATGCGGTAAAAGAGGGGGAAACCATTTACAGCATTGCCAAATACTATCGGGTAACGCCCTATTCCATACTTCAGGAAAACCCGGAAATCAAAAAAGTAGAGGAAATCAAACCCAATACCATCCTGATCATTCCCATAAATGGGGAAGTGGAAGGTGTGGAGACCATACAAAAGCCTGAGCCGGAAGTTGAGGAGCAACCCAAGCAGGTGGAACCCATTGGTTATCAAAGGCATCGTGTCAGGAGAAAGGAAACCCTTTTTAGCCTGACCCAAAAATATGGGGTTACCGAGGAACAAATTAAGCGATACAATACGGATTTGTATGCCCAGCCCCTAAAAAAGGGAATGGTCCTTCAAATTCCCAAATATCCAGAGGTTGATGAGGACGAAGAGCGGGAAATGGACTTCGAAACCTATACGGTACAACCCAAAGAAACCCGTTGGAGCATTGCCCATAAATACGGGATAACCGTGGATAGCCTACTGGCACTGAATCCCGATTTGCCTAAAAACCAAAGTTACCTGGCCATAGGTCAGGAATTGAAACTGCCCAGGCCCAAGGGCGATAGCCTAAAGGAACAGGAAGTGGTGATCTTTGAATCTTTTACCGTACCTAAATCCATGGGACTGTTCCGAGTGAGTCAAAATTATGGTATTCCCGTCGACTCGGTAATGAAGCTCAATCCAGAGATCAAAGAGATAGGTGGACTCAGGGAAGGAATGATCCTTCGGTTGCCCAAACCGAAACCTAAAACGGAGATTGTAAATACGGAAAACTATATTTTTTATGAGGTCAAACCGAAACAAAACATTTTTCGATTGACCCAAAACCTGGATATTTCGAGGGATTCCCTATTTCTGTTGAACCCTCAATTGGAGAATGGCCTAAAAGCGGGAATGGTCCTTAAATTGCCCAAGGAAAAGATGGAGCAGTTGGAGGTGAAAAATGCCTTGGTGCTGGATAGGTTTAACCTGGCGGACAGCCTTAAAATTGAAAACAAACCGAATGTAATGCTCATGCTGCCTTTCCGTTTGGACCGTATTAACTTCAATAATTCCGAGGTCACGCAAAACCAAATCAACCGTAAGGATATCTCCTACGCACTTGGACTGTATACGGGGGCCTTAATTGCCATTGACTCCATTAATAAATTAGGGGTTTCGGTCAATGTTAAGGTGTTGGATACCGAACGTAATTTGGAAAAAGTAAAACGGATACTGTCCGAACGGTCCCTGTTTGGCGTGGATGCCATTTTAGGCCCGGTGGATCCCGGGCTTTTAGGGGAGATCGCGGTCCAGGCGAATGGTTACAACGTTCCCGTAGTGGCACCTTTTGCATCAACAAGTGAATTGAGCATGTCCAATGTGTTTTTTACCAATCCCAAGGATGAGGTTATGAGAAACTGCATATTGGATTACATTGAAAAAAGGAGGGAAAACCAGACCATAATCGTGATTGCGGATGAAAAACATCAAGCTGCAAAAGACTCCATCCTATCTCGATTTCCGATGGCCCGGGCTGCAAAAATGAGTGAAGATGGTTCCTTGCACTTGGTGGATTTCCAGGTCATGCTATCGGAGCAGGAAGAAAACTGGATATTCGTGGAAACGGATCAGCCCAATTTGGCGGCCAGTGTCACCTCTATTTTAAATGCTTCCAATGCAGAGATTGTGGACGAGGAATCCGGGGAAACCAAGAAGATCATAGTGAAAATGTTCACTACCAATTACAATACCGCTTTTGAAGCAGAATCCGTATCAAGGCCCCACCTCTCCAACTTGGGATTTACGTTCCCATCCGCCTATCGTATAGTGGAGAACGATTCCTTCACCAGGGCCTACACCAAAAGGTTCAGGCACCAACCGGACCGTTATGCGGTGCGCGGATTTGATTTAATGCTGGATTTACTTTTGAAATTGGGCTATCAAAAAGATCTGTTTGAAACCGCCAAAATCGTTGGCGAAACGGAGTATAGTGGAAATCGGTTCAATTATTTCAACGATTGGTCCTCCGGTTTCTTTAATGAGGCGTCTTATTTGATGCAGTACGATGAGCTACGAATTAAACAATTGGAAACAAAATGA
- a CDS encoding glycoside hydrolase family 32 protein codes for MEILSHHHKTLQADKEMGEVKPYSELHRPQFHFSPKKNWMNDPNGLITYKNVHHLYFQYNPHGNQWGHMSWGHATSSDRVHWQEHHVAIPEKEHMIFSGTTALDLDKETLIAAFTSFEHALDPQGGLATKVQHQSIAKSHDDGFSYQEIAENPVLDIGSTEFRDPKLFFDPRTQKWNMLVSLSLEHKVVFYQSTDLKTWKKVSDFGPLGNTAAVWECPDLFKLPVKGSDIQKWVLTLSAGHPQEGQLGMQYFIGDFNGTHFIPDPHPYPLYLDYGKDFYAGITFANTDHKDHVTMMAWVGSHCYSSDTPTHIWRGAMSLPRDLFLTETKKGYRLQSRPPHSYLNALYSQPWLREGLHLYNGTVEPPFKGKSFVARLTIKNEGITTAGIKILKSKNCETIVGVDFGKGEIFIDRTTSSSHKFNGKFFGKDAMPIDTTWQAIQLDIFVDQSIVEVFVQNGAHTLTNLVFPDEDGNTIKLFAKGGKAHFEKVDIRTVKSIWT; via the coding sequence ATGGAAATCCTGAGCCACCATCATAAAACCCTACAAGCGGACAAAGAAATGGGGGAAGTAAAACCGTATTCGGAATTGCACAGGCCACAATTCCATTTCTCTCCAAAAAAGAATTGGATGAACGATCCCAATGGGCTAATAACGTACAAAAATGTCCATCATCTCTATTTTCAGTACAATCCCCATGGAAATCAATGGGGGCATATGAGTTGGGGCCATGCAACAAGTAGTGATCGGGTACATTGGCAAGAGCATCATGTGGCCATTCCGGAAAAGGAACATATGATCTTTTCCGGAACCACGGCCTTGGATTTGGACAAGGAAACCCTTATTGCGGCCTTTACCTCTTTTGAGCATGCCCTTGACCCGCAAGGTGGGCTCGCGACCAAAGTCCAACACCAGAGCATTGCAAAAAGCCATGACGATGGATTTTCCTATCAGGAAATTGCGGAAAATCCCGTGCTTGACATCGGTTCAACTGAATTCAGGGACCCAAAACTCTTCTTTGATCCCCGAACTCAAAAATGGAATATGTTGGTCAGTCTTTCCCTGGAGCATAAAGTGGTATTTTATCAGTCAACAGATCTGAAAACCTGGAAAAAAGTAAGTGATTTTGGACCTCTGGGCAACACCGCTGCCGTATGGGAATGTCCGGACCTTTTTAAGCTTCCCGTAAAGGGCAGTGATATCCAAAAATGGGTGTTGACCCTCTCTGCCGGCCATCCACAGGAGGGACAGCTGGGAATGCAATATTTTATCGGGGACTTTAACGGCACCCATTTCATTCCCGATCCTCATCCCTACCCCCTTTATCTGGATTACGGAAAGGATTTTTATGCCGGGATAACTTTTGCCAATACGGACCATAAGGACCACGTTACCATGATGGCGTGGGTGGGATCGCATTGCTACAGTTCGGATACCCCTACCCATATTTGGAGGGGAGCGATGTCGCTTCCGCGTGATTTGTTCCTTACCGAGACCAAAAAGGGCTATCGATTACAGAGCAGGCCCCCACATTCTTATTTGAATGCGTTGTACAGCCAACCCTGGCTGCGGGAAGGGCTCCATCTGTATAACGGGACTGTGGAACCGCCGTTTAAAGGCAAAAGCTTTGTGGCCCGTCTCACCATTAAAAACGAGGGCATTACCACTGCCGGAATCAAAATACTTAAGTCAAAAAACTGTGAAACCATTGTTGGTGTAGACTTTGGGAAAGGGGAAATCTTTATTGATCGGACCACATCTTCATCCCATAAATTCAATGGGAAATTCTTTGGAAAAGACGCCATGCCGATAGATACCACATGGCAAGCCATACAACTTGACATCTTTGTTGACCAATCCATTGTGGAGGTCTTTGTCCAAAACGGCGCGCATACCCTTACCAATTTGGTATTTCCCGATGAGGACGGTAACACCATTAAACTGTTTGCAAAGGGCGGTAAGGCCCATTTTGAAAAAGTAGACATACGAACGGTTAAAAGTATTTGGACATGA
- a CDS encoding helix-turn-helix domain-containing protein has translation MKADFQKLSSKSLDNSFVDFWVQAPAFGFHWHYHPEMEICYVKQGRGKRIIGESIEDFESNDLVLVGSNVPHSWITDEQFNTSEKSVEVFVIQFGIEVFQRFEGMPEFYKIEQLLLQSGKGLFFRNPHATGLVTLLQHLSQAEGLGKLLKLVELLRAFTEHGDTVTLNPTSYKMVHKKHQEERILKVCNYIHEHYRQTISITELADIVAMNNASFCRFFKRILGKTVVEYINELRISHVCNQIQNTGEPMYRIAYDTGYSSIAYFNKQFKKSTGLTPTEYRSLVG, from the coding sequence ATGAAAGCGGATTTCCAAAAATTGTCCTCCAAATCCCTGGACAATTCCTTTGTGGATTTTTGGGTCCAAGCACCCGCCTTTGGGTTTCACTGGCATTACCATCCCGAAATGGAGATTTGCTACGTAAAACAGGGTAGGGGGAAGCGCATTATTGGGGAGAGTATTGAAGACTTTGAAAGCAATGATTTGGTATTGGTGGGGTCCAATGTACCCCATTCCTGGATTACGGACGAGCAGTTCAACACCTCTGAAAAGTCCGTTGAAGTCTTTGTCATTCAATTTGGAATTGAGGTATTTCAACGGTTTGAAGGAATGCCCGAGTTTTACAAGATTGAACAATTGCTTTTGCAATCGGGTAAAGGCCTTTTTTTCAGGAATCCCCATGCTACGGGTTTGGTCACGCTTTTACAACACTTATCACAAGCGGAGGGATTGGGTAAACTATTGAAATTAGTGGAGTTGCTCCGAGCGTTTACGGAACATGGCGATACCGTGACACTAAACCCTACCAGCTATAAAATGGTCCATAAGAAGCATCAGGAGGAACGCATATTAAAAGTCTGCAATTACATTCATGAACATTATCGTCAGACCATTTCCATAACGGAGTTGGCCGATATTGTAGCGATGAACAATGCATCGTTTTGTCGTTTTTTTAAAAGGATATTGGGAAAGACCGTGGTGGAATATATCAATGAGTTACGGATTTCCCATGTTTGTAACCAGATTCAGAACACCGGGGAACCCATGTATAGGATAGCCTATGATACGGGCTATTCCAGCATTGCCTATTTCAATAAACAATTCAAAAAAAGCACGGGCCTAACCCCAACGGAGTACCGTAGTTTGGTCGGTTAG
- a CDS encoding carbohydrate ABC transporter permease, with translation MKFKSRKKEQFFWGYLFLAFPLLLLTVFVFFPIGFAFVVSFFDWNLLIPDKPFVGLGNYIELFKDPVFIKAIKNTIIYTVGVVPVQTLLSLFLAFIMNQKIRGRAFFRTAFYIPAITSSVVTSIIFVWIYSKPGLLNYLLNSVGVESNIDWLTNPLTVLPSIMMLNIWTTSGYFMVSFLAGLQNIPSSLYEAAKIDGANQWQQFWKITVPMVRPVTYFVVIMSLIGCFQVFDQIFIMSSGGPDNASTTMSYFVYQNSFKYFRFGFGAASAAILALLIFATTVIQKKYFPPDAY, from the coding sequence ATGAAATTCAAAAGTCGAAAAAAAGAACAGTTTTTCTGGGGCTATCTCTTTTTGGCCTTTCCCTTGTTGTTATTGACCGTATTTGTATTCTTCCCCATTGGGTTTGCCTTTGTGGTGAGCTTTTTTGATTGGAACTTGCTGATTCCGGACAAACCCTTTGTAGGCCTGGGCAACTACATTGAACTATTTAAAGACCCGGTTTTTATTAAGGCCATTAAAAACACCATTATCTATACCGTGGGAGTGGTTCCGGTACAAACCCTTCTGTCTTTGTTCCTCGCATTCATTATGAATCAGAAAATACGGGGTAGGGCCTTCTTTAGAACCGCATTTTACATTCCGGCCATTACTTCTTCCGTGGTGACGTCCATCATTTTTGTATGGATTTATAGCAAGCCAGGGCTTCTCAACTACCTATTGAATTCCGTAGGGGTCGAATCCAATATTGATTGGTTGACCAACCCATTGACCGTGTTGCCGTCCATCATGATGCTGAACATTTGGACCACCTCAGGTTATTTTATGGTTTCCTTTTTGGCAGGGCTTCAAAACATCCCCTCAAGTTTGTATGAAGCGGCCAAAATAGATGGGGCCAACCAATGGCAGCAGTTTTGGAAAATTACCGTTCCCATGGTACGTCCAGTGACCTATTTTGTGGTCATTATGAGTTTAATTGGGTGTTTTCAGGTATTTGATCAAATCTTTATCATGAGTAGTGGCGGTCCGGACAATGCCTCCACCACCATGTCTTATTTTGTCTATCAGAATTCGTTCAAGTACTTCCGGTTTGGTTTCGGAGCGGCTTCGGCAGCCATACTTGCCTTGTTGATTTTTGCCACAACTGTGATCCAGAAAAAATATTTCCCGCCAGATGCCTATTAA
- the guaA gene encoding glutamine-hydrolyzing GMP synthase, translating to MQNQVLILDFGSQYTQLIARRVRELNIYSEIKPYNNPPKDLSPYQAVILSGSPYSVRASDAPKPDLTGIKGKKPLLGICYGAQYLAISGGGNVAPSATREYGRAHLSNFKPNEAFLNGISENSQVWMSHSDTIKELPENACLLASTEDVEHAAYRIENEETYGIQFHPEVYHTKEGSRILKNFLVDIAGLKQDWTPDAFVETTVAELKEKIGDENVILGLSGGVDSSVAAMLLHKAIGKQLHCIFVNNGLLRKNEFHTVLEQYQGMGLNVKGVDASARFLEALKGESEPERKRKIIGRIFIEVFDDESHQVENATWLAQGTIYPDRIESVSASGGPSATIKSHHNVGGLPDYMKLKIVEPLHLLFKDEVRRVGRTMGMPESILGRHPFPGPGLGIRILGDITAEKVSILQEVDAIFIDGLKKYDLYDKVWQAGAMLLPVNSVGVMGDERTYEKCVALRAVESTDGMTADWVNLPYEFLQKVSNTIINRVKGVNRVVYDISSKPPATIEWE from the coding sequence ATGCAAAACCAAGTCCTTATTCTAGATTTTGGTTCCCAGTACACCCAGTTGATCGCCAGGCGCGTGAGGGAACTCAATATTTACTCCGAAATCAAACCCTATAACAATCCCCCAAAAGATCTATCGCCTTATCAAGCGGTGATTCTTTCAGGTTCACCTTATTCGGTGCGTGCCAGTGATGCACCTAAACCGGATTTAACCGGAATCAAGGGAAAAAAACCACTTTTGGGCATTTGCTATGGAGCCCAGTATTTGGCAATTTCGGGTGGAGGAAATGTGGCACCCTCGGCAACTCGGGAATATGGGCGCGCCCATCTTTCCAATTTTAAACCTAACGAAGCTTTTTTAAACGGAATTTCCGAGAACAGTCAGGTATGGATGAGCCATAGCGATACCATAAAGGAACTCCCTGAAAATGCATGTTTATTGGCCAGCACGGAGGACGTTGAGCATGCAGCGTATCGGATTGAAAATGAGGAAACCTATGGAATTCAATTCCATCCAGAAGTATATCATACCAAAGAGGGTTCACGGATTTTGAAGAATTTTCTGGTGGACATAGCGGGACTGAAACAGGATTGGACCCCAGATGCCTTTGTGGAAACCACAGTAGCGGAACTGAAGGAAAAAATTGGTGATGAAAATGTTATCCTTGGCCTTTCCGGAGGCGTGGACAGTAGTGTTGCGGCCATGTTGTTGCACAAGGCCATAGGAAAACAACTGCACTGCATTTTTGTAAACAACGGGTTGTTGCGTAAAAACGAGTTCCATACGGTTTTGGAGCAGTATCAGGGTATGGGACTCAATGTCAAGGGTGTGGATGCTTCGGCACGCTTTTTGGAAGCCTTGAAGGGTGAATCGGAACCGGAAAGGAAAAGAAAGATAATCGGTCGGATTTTTATTGAGGTTTTTGACGATGAGTCACATCAAGTGGAAAATGCCACATGGTTGGCCCAAGGAACCATATATCCAGATAGGATAGAATCCGTCTCTGCCAGTGGGGGTCCTTCGGCGACCATAAAAAGCCACCATAACGTTGGGGGGTTGCCGGATTATATGAAGCTGAAAATTGTAGAACCGTTACATCTTTTGTTCAAGGATGAAGTGAGACGTGTAGGAAGGACCATGGGTATGCCAGAGTCCATCTTGGGTAGGCATCCCTTTCCAGGGCCTGGTTTGGGGATTCGGATCCTGGGGGATATTACCGCGGAAAAGGTATCCATACTCCAGGAGGTAGATGCCATTTTTATTGATGGATTAAAAAAATATGACCTTTATGACAAGGTCTGGCAGGCCGGAGCCATGCTTTTACCCGTAAATAGTGTAGGGGTGATGGGAGATGAGCGGACGTATGAAAAATGTGTGGCATTAAGGGCTGTTGAAAGTACCGATGGTATGACGGCGGATTGGGTAAATCTACCCTACGAATTTTTACAAAAAGTGTCCAACACAATAATCAATAGGGTAAAAGGCGTTAATAGGGTGGTATATGACATTAGTTCAAAACCACCGGCAACTATAGAATGGGAATGA
- a CDS encoding ABC transporter substrate-binding protein has translation MKVNILYLYLIPLVLLFGCGEKQTVARYTSWQSSQTEEKIIRQTLRDFEKKYPNISYQFQPIPGNYTEKLQLMLGTGKAPDLFWLKGDTSPAYMSFDVLEPLDPFLEKDPDFEIDDFFPVFRDAFKYRGKNYGVAKDFNAYVLFYNKRMFAEAGLDTVPTTWQELYTFSEKLTKDTNGDGKINQYGFVIEPSIDIVMPFAYQNGGEIITEDGEIKIGNPAFIEATEFMMSLYRDGIATNPADVGAGWMGDVFSRRQCAMAISGAWLIPYLKDNAPDLEYGIVELPRGKRKATLAFSVAMVIPKQSAHKEDAWQMLSYLSGKEGMKTWTESGIALPTRKSVAEENGFYQDSLYSVFMKSVDYAKLYKVNMQERWFDDSQAAMQGIFYKKKDIAKTLQELAVTLEKYKLD, from the coding sequence ATGAAAGTCAATATCCTCTACTTATACTTAATTCCACTGGTGCTTTTGTTTGGTTGTGGCGAAAAGCAGACCGTTGCCAGATATACTTCCTGGCAATCCAGTCAGACCGAAGAAAAAATCATCCGTCAAACCTTACGGGATTTTGAAAAAAAATACCCCAACATATCGTATCAATTTCAACCGATTCCGGGGAACTATACGGAAAAGCTGCAATTGATGCTCGGTACCGGTAAAGCCCCTGACCTGTTCTGGTTGAAAGGGGATACCTCTCCGGCCTACATGAGTTTTGATGTCCTGGAGCCGCTGGATCCCTTCTTGGAAAAGGACCCCGATTTTGAAATCGATGACTTTTTTCCTGTGTTCAGGGATGCTTTCAAATACCGAGGGAAGAACTATGGCGTAGCAAAGGACTTTAATGCCTATGTACTCTTTTACAATAAGCGGATGTTTGCTGAGGCCGGTTTGGACACGGTACCCACGACCTGGCAGGAGCTTTATACGTTTTCGGAAAAGCTCACCAAAGACACCAATGGAGATGGCAAAATTAATCAATATGGTTTTGTGATTGAGCCCTCCATCGACATTGTAATGCCTTTTGCCTACCAAAACGGAGGGGAAATCATCACGGAGGATGGGGAAATCAAGATTGGAAATCCAGCGTTTATTGAAGCGACCGAGTTCATGATGTCCCTCTATCGGGATGGCATAGCCACCAATCCAGCGGATGTGGGAGCCGGTTGGATGGGCGATGTCTTCTCCAGAAGGCAATGTGCCATGGCCATCTCTGGGGCATGGTTGATTCCCTATTTAAAGGACAATGCCCCCGATCTGGAGTATGGTATTGTGGAACTTCCCCGGGGAAAACGGAAGGCGACCCTGGCCTTTTCGGTGGCCATGGTCATCCCCAAACAAAGTGCGCACAAGGAGGATGCCTGGCAAATGCTTTCTTACCTCAGTGGCAAGGAGGGCATGAAAACCTGGACGGAAAGCGGCATCGCACTCCCCACCCGAAAAAGTGTTGCCGAGGAAAATGGATTCTATCAGGATAGCCTTTACAGTGTTTTTATGAAGAGTGTGGATTATGCCAAATTATATAAGGTGAATATGCAGGAACGATGGTTTGATGATAGCCAGGCAGCGATGCAGGGTATTTTTTACAAAAAAAAGGATATTGCCAAAACCCTTCAGGAACTAGCGGTTACCCTCGAAAAATATAAACTGGACTAG